One genomic window of Anthonomus grandis grandis chromosome 3, icAntGran1.3, whole genome shotgun sequence includes the following:
- the LOC126733880 gene encoding uncharacterized protein LOC126733880 translates to MFDTDDEDFTLSPSSKLASIFGLSTGSEDSNTSLTYKAPKQPKPTSNNAVDLNQTVMKNKLDEGQTQPLSSVIFAKVITLWKADNGKNKLMGKYMVALTSNPIKSVTELMIYQDKTKILIRETLDKSLIFVKYQNNFIAFCDSQKKLWNLSFDTVENKEIFLQHIENCHCILQEQNNNGNKDETDDTNPTQVSTKPEISSDIKSSDATKEQILSRVTKMGQPILPRMVELHKSSEVSDYESESSCTETVKPVTVPRKLRKTPGSTEKALTVAPIVPEVNNRTYSMPFANNNYYVPQNQMMHAQNPTGLVYSQSMPDYGLSHFLINQNAELKASLAEINAKLNNAFISSDKNGNSCEETSVLKSKIKCQSLKIDNLNSELQKMHKKFQDLSIKYEDKCKELMEAKATKEQSGLLESELIFLRDKVKQADILQERLEKLENDVKIKDDKMNLLNVDLNSIEQQLLEAKTQNEILLTKNSELNERLQQTLLELDEQRKQTCVNEGENNMNPLNKEKVSKIIKDSMNEAFRGIMGSFSDDKSYETREIQAVLMQNLLDTSFKLINSFL, encoded by the exons ATGTTCGATACAGATGATGAAGATTTTACTCTTTCTCCTAG TTCAAAATTGGCCTCAATATTCGGTTTATCAACGGGATCTGAGGATAGTAACACCAGTCTAACATATAAAGCCCCTAAACAACCAAAACCCACAAGCAATAATGCAGTTGATCTTAACCAGACAGTTATGAAAAATAAGCTTGATGAAGGACAAACTCAGCCTCTGTCATCTGTGATATTTGCAAAAGTGATTACATTATGGAAGGC tgacAATGGTAAAAACAAACTTATGGGCAAGTACATGGTGGCTCTCACATCAAATCCTATAAAATCTGTTACAGAACTAATGATCTACCAGGATAAAACCAAGATCCTCATTAGAGAAACATTAGACAAATCACtgatatttgtaaaatatcaaaataattttattgcattttgtGATAGTCAGAAGAAGCTCTGGAATTTAAGTTTTGATACTGTTGAAAACaaggaaatatttttacaaCATATTGAAAATTGTCACTGCATATTACAAGAACAAAATAATAATGGCAATAAAGATGAGACTGATGATACCAATCCAACACAGGTTTCTACAAAACCTGAGATTTCTTCTGATATTAAGAGTTCAGATGCAACAAAAGAACAGATTTTATCCAGGGTTACCAAAATGGGACAACCAATTTTACCAAGAATGGTGGAATTACATAAAAGTAGTGAAGTGTCTGATTATGAGTCTGAATCAAGTTGCACTGAAACAGTCAAACCTGTTACTGTTCCAAGGAAGCTCAGGAAAACTCCAGGAAGTACTGAAAAAGCTTTAACTGTAGCCCCAATTGTTCCAGAAGTAAATAACAGAACTTATTCAATGCcttttgcaaataataattattatgtacCTCAGAATCAAATGATGCATGCTCAGAATCCTACTGGTCTTGTATACTCACAATCAATGCCAGATTATGGTTTAAGCCATTTTCTGATTAACCAAAATGCAGAGCTTAAAGCTAGCTTAGCAGAAATTAATGCAAAACTAAATAATGCTTTTATATCTTCTGATAAAAATGGTAACAGTTGTGAGGAAACCAGTGTGTTAAAGTCAAAGATAAAATGCCaaagtttaaaaattgataatttgaaTTCCGAGTTACAAAAAATGCATAAGAAGTTTCAAGATTTAAGCATCAAATATGAGGATAAATGTAAAGAACTCATGGAAGCCAAAGCTACAAAGGAACAGTCTGGCCTTCTTGaatctgaattaatttttttgagagaTAAAGTAAAGCAGGCAGACATTCTCCAGGAGAGGCTAGAAAAACTAGAAAAtgatgtaaaaataaaagatgataaaatgaatttattaaatgttgatcTAAATAGCATAGAACAACAATTGCTTGAGGCAAAGactcaaaatgaaatattattaactaaaaactcTGAATTAAATGAACGATTGCAACAAACACTATTAGAGTTAGATGAGCAGAGGAAGCAGACATGTGTAAATGAGGGAGAAAATAATATGAATcctttaaataaggaaaaagttagtaaaattattaaagacagCATGAATGAAGCATTTAGAGGAATTATGGGTAGTTTTAGTGATGATAAGAGCTATGAAACTAGGGAGATCCAAGCAGTGTTAATGCAAAACTTGTTAGATactagttttaaattaattaattcttttttataa
- the LOC126734386 gene encoding 60S ribosomal protein L15: MGAYKYIQELYRKKQSDVLRFLLRVRVWQYRQLTKLHRAPRPSRPDKARRLGYRAKQGFVIFRIRVRRGGRKRPVPKGATYGKPKSHGVNELKPVRNLQSIAEERVGRRCGGLRVLNSYWVGQDSSYKYFEIILVDPSHNAIRKDPKVNWIVNAVHKHRELRGKTSSGRSSRGLGKGHRFSQTKGGSRRAAWLRRNSLQLRRKR, translated from the exons ATGGGAGCTTACAAATATATCCAGGAGCTCTATAGAAAGAAACAAAGTGATGTTCTCAGGTTTTTGTTGAGAGTTCGCGTATGGCAATACCGCCAGCTGACTAAACTTCATAGGGCTCCCAGGCCAAGTCGTCCAGACAAGGCAAGAAGATTAGGATACAGAGCTAAGCAAG gttttgtAATCTTTAGAATTAGAGTCCGCCGTGGTGGTCGCAAGCGTCCAGTACCAAAAGGTGCAACCTATGGTAAACCAAAAAGCCATGGAGTCAATGAGTTGAAACCTGTGCGCAATCTGCAATCTATTGCTGAG gaaaGAGTAGGCAGAAGGTGTGGTGGTCTTAGAGTACTTAACTCATATTGGGTTGGGCAGGACTCTTCCTACAAATACTTTGAAATTATTCTTGTAGACCCCTCACATAAT gcTATCAGGAAAGATCCTAAGGTTAACTGGATCGTAAACGCTGTTCACAAACACCGTGAACTCAGGGGAAAGACATCCTCGGGCAGATCATCTCGTGGTTTGGGCAAAGGACACAGGTTCTCGCAAACCAAGGGTGGTTCCAGGAGGGCTGCATGGCTCAGGAGGAACTCTCTGCAATTACGCAGAAAgcgttaa